The Fragaria vesca subsp. vesca linkage group LG2, FraVesHawaii_1.0, whole genome shotgun sequence genome includes a window with the following:
- the LOC101311349 gene encoding uncharacterized protein LOC101311349, with the protein MHGSRGCLGSCSQPRFTVVDEPSNRLRIQGQPLRKNSISEDFWSTSTIDMDNSAILSQISITSNNPLDAHGASSTSNTSEFVNHGLLLWNQTRQQWVGNKKSQPRTQLREPTISWNATYDSLLSTNKRFQRPIPLPEMIDFLVDIWEQEGLYD; encoded by the exons AGCAGAGGTTGTCTTGGAAGCTGTAGCCAACCCAGATTTACTGTGGTAGATGAGCCATCAAACAGACTGAGAATTCAAGGTCAACCATTGAGGAAAAACAGCATATCAGAGGATTTCTGGAGCACTAGCACTATTGATATGGATAACAGTGCGATTCTGTCTCAGATAAGCATCACTTCAAACAACCCCCTTGACGCCCATGGTGCGAGCAGCACAAGCAATACTTCTGAATTTGTAAATCACG GTCTCTTACTGTGGAACCAGACAAGACAGCAGTGGGTTGGAAATAAAAAGTCTCAACCCCGGACACAACTTCGAGAACCTACAATAAG TTGGAATGCAACTTATGATAGCTTACTGAGTACCAACAAGCGTTTTCAGCGGCCAATCCCTCTTCCT GAAATGATCGACTTTCTTGTTGATATATGGGAGCAAGAAGGTTTGTATGATTGA